From a single Lolium rigidum isolate FL_2022 chromosome 7, APGP_CSIRO_Lrig_0.1, whole genome shotgun sequence genomic region:
- the LOC124675015 gene encoding peptidyl-prolyl cis-trans isomerase FKBP53-like encodes MSSFWGVEVKPEKPYMLTPDPRRGRLRLTQATLGAEVGKAEKGRKNVVQVQCAVKNNDPVYLCALVSGQSESCNLDFEFEEKIVTFSVLGPRSVHLAGYYVADEYDEEDMDCDTCSDELQGSDSEEDLYASDEGVVIPGSHGEMGTDSEDDLDYDSDYDSDDDEELFNNQRRGKSSVVIEEIQEDDKPAGGEGQKGSNKKQTSEDGDNSRLQVAVRTPTAGSLESEDEDGFPVSDSKSSKGSSKKEPKTNEDRKRKSGDITEPSGDVIAENDRISKKKKKAKDKRTAVDSEKVKDEGKEITQESSADIVEAKQKKKKNKKASASEADPDQQADEKTITDDVEEPSKQAAKKKKNKKKTKENNTSEKQVQTDVSKSDSSKEETSQTRTFGNGLIIQTVALGKPDGKKAAPGKKVAVKYIGKLKNGTIFDSTVGKRPFEFRLGIGQVIKGWDIGVNGMRIGDKRRLTIPPSMGYGKEKAGQIPPNSTLVFDVELMNVK; translated from the exons GCGACGCTGGGGGCTGAGGTTGGTAAGGCGGAGAAGGGGAGGAAGAACGTGGTGCAGGTGCAGTGCGCCGTGAAGAACAACGACCCCGTGTACCTCTGCGCCCTGGTCTCGGGCCAGTCGGAGTCGTGCAACCTGGATTTCGAGTTCGAGGAGAAGATTGTGACCTTCTCGGTGCTCGGCCCCAGGAGCGTCCACCTGGCTGGATACTATGTCGC CGATGAGTATGATGAGGAGGACATGGACTGCGACACTTGCAGTGATGAGCTGCAGGGCTCCGACTCCGAGGAGGATTTATATGCGTCCGATGAGGGCGTGGTCATTCCAGGATCCCATGGGGAGATGGGCACAG ACAGCGAAGATGATTTGGACTACGATTCAGATTACGATTCggacgatgatgaagagttgTTCAACAACCAGCGTAGAGGCAAGAGCTCAG TTGTTATTGAGGAGATTCAAGAGGATGACAAGCCTGCTGGTGGTGAAGGACAGAAGGGATCAAACAAGAAACAAACCAGTGAAGATGGTGACAATTCTCGACTCCAGGTTGCTGTTAGAACTCCAACTGCTGGATCATTGGAAAGTGAAGACGAAGATGGCTTTCCTGTATCTGACTCAAAGAGTTCAAAGGGTAGTTCTAAGAAAGAACCAAAGACTAATGAGGACAGGAAAAGGAAAAGTGGCGACATTACTGAGCCATCAGG GGATGTAATTGCTGAAAATGACCGGAtctcaaagaaaaagaagaaggctaaggataAGAGGACTGCTGtggacagtgagaaggtaaaagaTGAAGGAAAGGAGATCACGCAAGAGTCCTCAGCTGACATTGTTGAAGCCAagcagaagaaaaagaaaaacaagaaggcaAGTGCTTCTGAGGCTGACCCTGATCAGCAAGCTGATGAGAAAACCATAAC CGACGATGTTGAAGAGCCTAGCAAACAAGCggccaagaaaaagaagaacaagaagaaaacaaagGAGAACAACACAAGTGAAAAACAGGTACAGACTGATGTTTCAAAGTCAGATAGCAGCAAGGAGGAGACATCACAAACACGGACTTTTGGCAATGGTCTGATCATTCAGACGGTGGCGTTGGGCAAACCAGATGGTAAAAAGGCTGCCCCTGGGAAAAAG GTTGCTGTTAAGTACATTGGCAAGTTGAAGAATGGAACGATTTTTGACTCTACTGTTGGTAAAAGGCCTTTTGAGTTTAGACTGG GAATTGGTCAGGTTATTAAAGGCTGGGACATTGGTGTCAACG GCATGCGCATTGGTGACAAAAGAAGGCTAACCATTCCACCATCTATGGG CTATGGAAAGGAGAAGGCAGGGCAGATACCGCCCAACTCAACTCTTGTGTTTGATGTGGAGCTAATGAACGTAAAATGA
- the LOC124671956 gene encoding pentatricopeptide repeat-containing protein At1g09900-like — translation MDFSLVLLAVLREHATVLLAGVCRDATNVCYREGKGFKKDTKDEHPNTKQKTEHEKLQKLAARYANIQFLEPLNWRAALRQECSCPASELPRRIHRHPREREIRRTSEAGGGPAQGALGVAQPLPPQYRRALASSTGRAMAPNAGAHSRLVARPSYLPRKVDLPSHGREQKKPLPRLFLSAPPLRMQMFVTWFEWGILGNDLITKDFAVLTVLGFSVGDSSLDDERPHTRLILCPKQGNPDTMLSSPSPPTLCSSSLLPSPPSCSGNHHHHHRSPSRHRTRLRSSNPDAPTFPKPNPDPPRRLLGEDRRLSSLVHRGDLDAALRIIDSSPCPPDVQLANKLVRDLCRRGRPADAARVVDACGPAATAVTYSALADGYCRAGRLDEARRVVDSMPVPPTAYAYNPLMHALCVRGQVRDALLLLDGMLCRGCAPDVVTYNILLEAACKGGGYRQALELVDLMRDEGCTPTNVTYNVIMDGMCREGDVDGARVLLNSLPSYGCKANTVNYNTVLKGLRTAGSWGDVEELIDEMFSEDCPPSEATLSVVISQLCQEGLLQQAVRLLEKMSKHECTASVATYNAVIGGLCEQGHVANALELLRKMQSCGCEPNTFTFEIIVKGLCSVDRWDDTTEGLCSPDISPLNTLIGLLCQRGLTVQAIEVFKQMPKKGCTPDSTTYSTLIDGLAKSGNMDQSLELLNEMGNKGFNSDINYKLLAEYLHDEAKIEEAIQMVHKLQDKGISPHTALYNTILLGLCRNGKTDRGIDILAHMVSDGCMPDESTYIILIEGLAHEGYMKQARELLSKLSSKDVLIDSLIKNDGLLLDQNIHIS, via the exons CTCTAAGGCAGGAGTGCAGCTGCCCGGCGTCGGAGCTGCCGCGGCGCATCCATCGGCACCCACGCGAGCGCGAGATCCGGAGGACAAGCGAGGCGGGAGGAGGGCCGGCACAGGGAGCCCTTGGCGTCGCGCAGCCTCTGCCTCCTCAGTATCGGCGCGCCCTGGCGAGCAGCACGGGGAGGGCTATGGCGCCGAACGCCGGAGCACATTCCCGCCTTGTTGCTCGTCCGTCCTACCTCCCCAG GAAGGTGGATCTGCCCAGCCATGGACGTGAGCAGAAAAAACCATTACCCCGTCTCTTCCTCTCTGCCCCTCCGCTCAGGATGCAGATGTTT GTGACATGGTTTGAATGGGGCATCTTGGGTAATGATCTAATTACTAAAGATTTTG CTGTTCTGACTGTGCTCGGATTTTCTGTGGGGGACTCCTCCTTGGATGATGAGCGGCCACATACACGGCTCATCCTCTGTCCGAAACAAGGAAATCCAGACACGATGCTCTCGTCGCCATCTCCTCCCACCCTTTGCAGCAGCagcctcctcccctcccctccctcctgctccggcaaccaccaccaccaccaccgctcccCAAGCCGCCACCGCACGCGCCTACGCAGCTCCAATCCCGACGCCCCGACCTTCCCAAAGCCCAACCCCGACCCACCTCGCCGTCTGCTCGGGGAAGACCGCCGCCTCAGCTCGCTCGTCCACCgcggcgacctcgacgcggcgctCCGCATTATCGACTCCTCCCCCTGCCCGCCCGACGTCCAGCTCGCCAACAAGCTCGTCCGCGACCTCTGCCGCCGGGGCCGGCCCGCGGACGCCGCGCGCGTCGTCGACGCGTGCGGCCCCGCGGCCACCGCCGTCACCTACAGCGCGCTGGCCGACGGGTACTGCCGCGCGGGGAGGCTCGACGAGGCGCGCCGCGTCGTCGACAGCATGCCCGTGCCGCCCACCGCGTACGCCTACAACCCGCTCATGCACGCGCTCTGCGTGCGCGGCCAGGTCCGGGACGCGCTCCTGCTGCTCGACGGTATGCTCTGCCGCGGCTGCGCCCCCGACGTCGTCACCTACAACATCCTCCTCGAGGCCGCCTGCAAGGGTGGCGGGTACCGGCAGGCCCTGGAGCTGGTCGACCTGATGCGCGACGAGGGGTGCACGCCCACCAACGTCACCTACAACGTCATCATGGACGGGATGTGCAGGGAAGGCGACGTCGACGGCGCCCGCGTGCTGCTCAACAGCCTGCCTTCTTACGGGTGCAAGGCCAACACCGTCAACTACAACACCGTCTTGAAGGGCCTGCGTACCGCCGGGAGCTGGGGGGATGTTGAGGAGCTTATTGACGAGATGTTCAGCGAGGATTGTCCCCCGAGCGAAGCGACTCTCAGCGTGGTCATCAGTCAGCTGTGTCAAGAAGGATTGCTCCAGCAGGCGGTTCGGCTTCTCGAGAAGATGTCCAAGCATGAGTGCACGGCAAGTGTTGCTACTTACAATGCCGTCATCGGCGGTCTTTGCGAGCAAGGTCATGTGGCTAATGCCTTGGAGTTACTGAGGAAGATGCAATCCTGCGGTTGTGAGCCTAATACTTTTACCTTTGAAATTATAGTGAAGGGTTTGTGCAGTGTTGATCGTTGGGACGATACCACCGAGGGTTTGTGCAGCCCTGATATTTCACCGCTCAATACACTGATTGGTTTATTGTGTCAGAGAGGGTTGACGGTGCAGGCCATTGAAGTATTTAAGCAAATGCCCAAGAAAGGCTGCACCCCTGATTCAACCACTTACAGTACACTAATAGACGGGCTTGCCAAAAGTGGCAATATGGACCAGTCCCTTGAGCTGTTGAATGAAATGGGCAACAAAGGATTCAACTCAGACATAAACTATAAGCTGTTAGCTGAGTATCTGCATGACGAGGCTAAAATTGAGGAGGCAATTCAGATGGTTCATAAACTGCAAGATAAAGGCATATCACCCCACACTGCTCTCTACAATACAATACTATTAGGGCTTTGTAGAAATGGCAAAACAGATCGTGGTATTGATATTTTGGCTCATATGGTGTCTGACGGTTGCATGCCTGATGAGTCAACTTACATTATACTCATCGAAGGCTTGGCACATGAGGGCTATATGAAGCAGGCAAGAGAATTGTTAAGCAAGTTGAGTTCTAAAGATGTTCTCATTGACAGTTTGATCAAGAACGACGGTTTGTTGTTAGATCAAAATATTCATATTTCTTGA
- the LOC124678669 gene encoding putative disease resistance protein RGA3: protein MELAISAVTGELVNRFISFLVNKYHSSRACSEEKQLKRLQQLLLRIGMVVEEADSRYITNSCMIIQLKKLAAAMYRGHHVLDTIRNMKHKKFSEELVCDSSALSVYTPYKRSRTIGSSRATNMVINSELQSALQNLEAGVANMAEFVVLLGGCERISCRPCDAYLYIDNFMFGRHVEKQQLMGFLLEHNSPGPPAILPVIGGNGVGKKTLVAHVCNHERVRSHFSMILHLNGDDLSRITEHEWTSGRTLVVIEFVSDVNEDEWETFHRSITNLDRGSKVVILGRSTELGKFGTVKPISLDCLAFQEYCYLFKTLAFGSANPRDHSRLAAMVEEFAMVLGESLILGNLLADALRKNLSTRFWMYRLNWARDTVRKNMSSFGAHPHELFIRGCPVHLMGRHILYPAAPSSIVGSANGMASFPDEDLPRIMFGDLIATAGHTVFPRGDFRLISWESRLPPYTSFSHLVRSASSCVDDKPEAPLSGKKRPGQFA from the coding sequence ATGGAGCTTGCCATATCTGCAGTAACAGGTGAACTCGTGAACCGATTCATCTCCTTTCTCGTCAACAAGTACCACTCCAGCCGCGCATGCTCTGAAGAGAAGCAGCTGAAAAGGCTACAACAACTCTTGCTGAGAATTGGCATGGTCGTCGAGGAGGCGGACTCGCGATACATCACCAACTCATGTatgatcatacagctgaagaagctAGCGGCAGCCATGTACCGAGGCCACCATGTGCTTGACACCATCAGGAACATGAAACACAAGAAGTTCTCGGAGGAACTGGTATGCGACTCGTCCGCCTTATCTGTTTATACTCCTTACAAGCGTTCTCGCACAATCGGTAGTAGCAGAGCAACAAACATGGTTATCAACTCCGAGTTACAGAGTGCACTGCAAAACCTAGAGGCTGGTGTTGCTAACATGGCAGAGTTTGTTGTGCTTTTGGGTGGATGCGAGCGCATCTCCTGCAGACCCTGTGACGCCTATCTTTACATTGACAACTTCATGTTTGGTCGGCATGTCGAAAAGCAGCAGCTCATGGGGTTCTTGCTGGAACACAACTCCCCTGGTCCTCCGGCCATACTTCCTGTGATTGGTGGCAATGGAGTTGGGAAGAAAACTCTTGTCGCCCATGTGTGCAACCACGAGAGGGTGCGCTCTCacttttctatgattttgcacctGAATGGAGATGATCTCTCCAGAATAACAGAGCATGAATGGACGTCAGGGAGGACATTGGTGGTTATCGAGTTTGTTTCAGATGTAAATGAAGATGAATGGGAGACATTTCATCGTTCTATCACGAACTTGGACAGAGGAAGCAAGGTGGTCATCTTAGGCCGAAGCACGGAACTTGGGAAGTTTGGTACAGTCAAGCCTATCTCTCTGGATTGCCTGGCATTCCAAGAGTACTGCTACCTGTTCAAGACGCTCGCGTTCGGAAGCGCGAACCCGAGGGACCATTCGCGGTTAGCGGCAATGGTGGAAGAGTTTGCCATGGTGCTGGGAGAGTCACTCATCTTAGGAAACTTGCTCGCAGATGCGTTGAGGAAAAACCTGAGCACCCGGTTTTGGATGTACAGATTGAACTGGGCCAGAGATACCGTCAGGAAGAACATGTCTAGTTTTGGCGCCCATCCGCATGAGCTTTTTATCCGAGGTTGCCCCGTGCACCTGATGGGTCGCCACATTTTGTATCCAGCTGCTCCATCAAGTATTGTAGGGTCTGCTAACGGTATGGCCAGTTTCCCAGATGAAGATCTGCCTAGGATTATGTTTGGGGACTTGATAGCAACAGCAGGTCACACCGTTTTTCCCAGAGGAGATTTTAGGCTAATTTCATGGGAATCAAGGCTACCACCTTACACTTCATTTTCTCACTTGGTGCGGTCTGCTTCAAGTTGCGTCGATGATAAGCCTGAAGCACCCTTGTCAGGGAAGAAGCGTCCGGGTCAATTTGCCTAG